The nucleotide sequence GCCATAGCTAGCGCGAGAGCCACACTCGTCGGCACCGTTCCGATGGCAAACCAGATATTATTGGTCAGCACCTTCCAAAACACTTCATCTTCCACCATTTGTTTATAATTATCTATCCCGTTAAAAAACGGCTCTGGAGAACCCAGATCCGCTTGATGAAAACTGAGTATGAACGTTTGTATAACCGGATAGAAGGTAAACAAGAGCAGGAAGATGAGGGAGGGAAGGAGCAAGAGCCAGGCGTACATGTTCACTTTCCATTTTGCGCGTAGTTCCCCCATTGTCGCTCCCCCATTGCCTTGCTTGATTTATTTGTTAAACGGCGCCAGCATCTTGTCCGCTTCTTCCTGCGCTTTTTTCAATGCTTCCGCAGGCTCGGATTGACCAGTGATCACGGATTGTAGCGTGTCGTTCAAGAGCTTTGTCACTTTGCCGTTATTGTGTGTAGACAGCTCAGCATGACCGAATTCCAGTTGGTCGCGAGCCACTGCTGCTGCCGGGAAGTCCTTGACGTATTGCTTCATCGCCTCTTCTTCATAAGCAGACTTGCGTGTAGCAACATAACCTGTATCAACACTCCACTGTGCAGCGCGCTTAGGCTCGGTCATAAAGCGAATGAACTTCCATGCCGCTTCCTGTTTCTTTGCATCCGTTCCTTTAAACATGTAGAAGTTTCCGCCACCTGTCGGGCTGCCGTAGTTCTTTTTCGCTGGCAAAAACGCTACGCCAAAGTCAAACTTCGCGCTTTTCTTCACGTTCGTCAGGTTCCCTGTCGTATGGAACATCATCGCCGTTTTGCCTTCCAAGAAATCAGACGGTACAGTCGCCCACTCGTTGACACCTTCAGGCATGACTTGATGCTTTTTGGACAAATCTACCCAAAATTGCAGAGCTTCTACATTTTCTGGCGTATCAAAAAACACTTTTTTCCCATCTTCGGACATCAAGTTCTTGCCGTTTTGCAGGGCCAACGCTTGGAACATCCAATATGTGAAGCTCGAGGAAGGAATCTCAACACCGTAACGTCCGTCCTTTTTCAATTTGGCCGCGTACGAAACCAGCTCGTCCCATGATGTCGGCGGCTTTTCCGGATCAAGCCCGACTTCCTTGAACGCGTCCTTGTTGTAATAGAGCACGATGGTGCTGCGCTGGAATGGAATGCTGTATGTCTTGCCGTCTACTTGGGAATTCGCCAAGAATCCCGGGAAGAAATCATTTACGTAGTCGCTGCCGCCATCCTTGGCAATGAAGTCGTCCATCGGAAGGATTGCATCCATATCCATCATCGTATGCAGCTCAGTCGAGAGCATCACCGCTACGTCGGGAGGAGTTTTGCCCTGTACAGCTGCCTGTACTTTTGTCGTCGTATCCTGATAGCTGCCCGTATAGACCGGTTTGACTGTGATATCTGGGTTTTCTTTGTTAAATTCCTCTGCCATACCATCCACGATCTTGGTCAAAGGACCGCCAACCGCGACCGGATAATAGAAGGACAGCTCTGTTTTACCTGATGAATTGGCTCCTTGCGCCGCGTTGTTCGTGGACGAAGAATTACCACTGGAGCAACCCGTGATCAGACTCATACTCATAACGACCGCAAACAAGCTTTTGACAACTTTACGCATCGCAGTACCTCTCCCTTTTCTTTTCTCAATTAGTCGTAACTGCTAGATTTTTTCCGGTTTCTCCTTCAAACACGTTCACCTGAGCTGGATCAAAACGAACATGCATGGTTTCGCCTCGTTTGCAATGCCATTGCCCGTTCCATTTGGCCTTCCACAGCTTGTCTCCCACGGTGAATTCCACAATGGTCTCAGAACCGAGAATCTCTACTCCCTGCACAGTGACAGGGAATTGGCAGGAAGCATCAACAGATTGCCCTTCAAGGGCGGGTTGAAGTGACTCTGGACGCAAACCGAGAACGACCGGGGTCTGGTCCTTGATACCGTGAAACATAGGAAGTGGCAAAAAATGCTGACCTGCCAGCTCAATTCCTGCTTGATCGC is from Brevibacillus brevis and encodes:
- a CDS encoding ABC transporter substrate-binding protein, translated to MRKVVKSLFAVVMSMSLITGCSSGNSSSTNNAAQGANSSGKTELSFYYPVAVGGPLTKIVDGMAEEFNKENPDITVKPVYTGSYQDTTTKVQAAVQGKTPPDVAVMLSTELHTMMDMDAILPMDDFIAKDGGSDYVNDFFPGFLANSQVDGKTYSIPFQRSTIVLYYNKDAFKEVGLDPEKPPTSWDELVSYAAKLKKDGRYGVEIPSSSFTYWMFQALALQNGKNLMSEDGKKVFFDTPENVEALQFWVDLSKKHQVMPEGVNEWATVPSDFLEGKTAMMFHTTGNLTNVKKSAKFDFGVAFLPAKKNYGSPTGGGNFYMFKGTDAKKQEAAWKFIRFMTEPKRAAQWSVDTGYVATRKSAYEEEAMKQYVKDFPAAAVARDQLEFGHAELSTHNNGKVTKLLNDTLQSVITGQSEPAEALKKAQEEADKMLAPFNK